CACTATACCTGACCGCTATTAACAGTCTTGTAACGCGGGCAAACCTTTTGACTGACCGTCCCTAACTCGCGTTTATGAGCGCTGACCGCGCCGCCTTACAGCAGGCTCTCGACCGGGGAGAGCAGGAAGGCGGTAGCGTGGAGTTCAAGGAACGACTGACGAAGGAAATCCACCTTGCCGAAGGGCGAATGGAGAGTCTGGCCGCGCAGTTACGCCACCGTGTCCTCTCGGGGGACGGCGAGGCGACCTATGTGGTCGGCGTCACCGACGACGGCGGACTGGCGGGAATCAACCCCGAACTCTTTTCGGAATCGATGGACGTACTTTCGTTTCTCGCCGAGGAAGCAGGCGCGCACATCGAAGACGTACAGACGTGGGGTATCGACGCCACGGAGACGAGCACGCGCGCTTCGACCCGAAACGGAAACGGCGGCATCGTCGGCGTCGCCACCATCCGCGAGGGTGCCGTCCTCGAAACCGACAGCGAACACATCGTCGTCGGAACCGCGGGACACGTAGACCACGGAAAGAGCACGCTCGTCGGCAGTCTCGTCACCGGCCAGTCTGACGACGGCGAAGGCGGAACCCGGGGCTATCTGGACGTGCAACCGCACGAGGTTCAGCGCGGCCTCAGCGCTGACCTCTCCTACGCAGTGTACGGGTTCGACGACGACGGCCCGGTTCACATGGACAACCCCCATCGAAAGACCGACCGGGCGCGAATCGTGGAGGAGAGCGACCGACTCGTCTCCTTTGTGGACACCGTCGGTCACGAACCGTGGCTTCGGACGACGATTCGCGGCCTCGTCGGGCAGAAACTCGACTACGGCCTGCTGACCGTCGCCGCGGACGACGGCCCGACGAGGACGACGCGCGAACACCTCGGCATCCTGCTGGCCACCGAACTGCCGACTATCGTCGCCATTACGAAAACCGATATGGTGGACGAAGCGCGCGCGATGGAGGTCGAACGCGAAGTCGAGCAACTGCTCCGCGAAGTCGGCAAGACACCGCTCCGGGTCGAACGCCACGGCGTCGAAGTTGCCATCGAAGAGGTGGACACGAACGTCGTCCCCATCCTCATGACCAGCGCGGTCACGATGGAAGGGCTGGACGCTTTGGACACGATGTTCGAGCAGTTGCCAAAAACGACCGCTGACAGCGGCGAGTTCCGGATGTACATCGACCGCAGTTACAGCGTGACTGGCGTCGGCCCAGTCGCCAGCGGGACGATAAATTCGGGCGAGGTGGAGGCCGGCGACGACCTCCTCCTCGGGCCGATGCCGGACGGCGAGTTCCGCGAGGTGGAGGTTCGCTCCATCGAGATGCATTATCACCGCGTCGATGAGGCGAAGGCGGGCCGAATCGTCGGCATCGCGCTGAAGGGTGTTCGAGAGGCAGACATCGAACGCGGGATGGTTCTGGTTCCACCGGGAGCAGAACCGAACGCGGTCTGGGAGTTCGACGCCGAAGTGATGGTGTTGAACCATCCGACCAACATCGGCACCGGCTACGAACCCGTCGTTCACCTCGAAACCATCAGCGAAACCGCCGTCTTCGAACCCGAGGGAGGCCGTCTCCTGCCCGGCGACAAGGGGACGACGAGTGTCAGGTTCAAGTTCCGACCCTACCTCGTCGAAGAAGGTCAGCGATTCGTCTTCCGCGAGGGCCAGAGCAAGGGCGTCGGCACCGTGACCGCGGTACGGCGAGTCGAGTAGCACTCATACAGCCGAAACGCGAAGATAATAGAATCTGTCGTTATACTCAACAACTTTCATTCTGTCTTCATCGTTGAATCTGAATACATCTTGGTTCACGTTGCAGTCACATTGGAGTGCTTTAGTAAATACCTCCGTTTGCTTCTCAGAAAGATTCCCAAATGAGATCCGTCTGCTTTCATTATATTTTGAAGCTGTATCTGCACTAATCTTAGAGACGGACAGGAGGTCTGCCCCTTTCTGTGTGGTTTCCTGACTGCTAGTTGATGTTGTTTGCTGTGCCGTACTATCTGGGACTGTTGTCTCCTTCGGTGTGCTAGAGTTGCCATTATCAGACTGCATACTCGCACACCCAGAAATCGCTACCATTAGTACCAGTAGTATACTAATGACTTTCACTCTCATTGTTCCTTCCTTGATGAATGGGATGTTAAATACTTTCTGAATATGCGGATTTAAAAAACATTTACAACCGGCCTGCAAAAATATATATTGTAATGACTGTAAAGATAAAAATATGGTGTGAGTATTCGTACACAGAAGCCACTAGTGATTGGCAAGATAGTATGGTGGCAGTTCGAAATCACATTGAACAAGCATTAGATGACGCAAGTATGTCACATGATGTGAGTATAATCACGAGTGAGATACCGGATATGCCTAAACCCATCAACTTGTACGATAGCGAAAACTCTGATGCGTGGGATAAGTGGCTCAATGACAACAACGCATATGTCGAAGATTCAAACATTCTTCTTATGTTTGATAAAGGTGGAGTAACATTTGGAAGTGGTCGTAACCCAAATACAACGACTGACGGTTGCATGACTCTTCTCGGTGCCGAAGACCTGCTTGGAATCCAAGGTACTCAAACCGAAGGGAAGTCGGAACACTATCACGATATTTACAACGGACTGCACGAACTAAGCCACGCCCTTGATGCACCGACTGGGTCTTCTTGCATCGGTCAGTATTGGGAGGACAATAACAACGAATACCATCGAACACCTGCGCAGACGAAATACGGTTCAACGACAGTGTGTGGCCTATGGCACAACGGTTCATATCAGGGCAATACATGGTGGGATCTGACGTACTACGGCTGCGCACAGGGATACCTTACGGATCAGTGATCATAATGTATAAAAAACATATAAATGCAGAACTCAACCGAAGAAAAGTATTGCAATCACTAGGCCTGTCGGTATCGCTGTTCGGATTCGGAGCTACGCGCGTGAGCGCAGCCTCCTCGTCTGAACCGCGAGAAGAAAATACTGTAAATACCTCTGAACTCTCCGAGAAGTCAAAGAACATCCTCGAAACTTCGTTGTTGCAGGGTTCATACACCCAGCGACGGTCACTTCCAAAACCACTCCGCACAAATCAATATGTACAATCTGGTGGGGAGATATACGCACTCAACTTCGAGTACCGTGATATTCACAAAAACCGCATTCGCCCGATGGAGATCCAGACCGAGGGTGACATCGAATCCGATGCTGTCTCGTCGTATAGCCGACTACCAGCAGTTGCGCAACAGATCTTCGATTATGCGCTTGAAAATGGATCCTTTGAGTTAACTGGTGGCAATCTATGGGAATTTGACTTTGGTGACCGGTATGTAGAGAGAGATGGTACTTACTATCTACTACAATTTACACATATGGACATCCCACAGTATTCACTCTCCCCCAGCAAAGTGGATAAGGCATAAGTCAATGCCGATTCACCAGGTCTGTTTATTGCTGTGTGTTTAGAATAGTAGTACAATTACTCACAATCGACACCGATCGCTTCCCTCGGTTCGTCTTCCGCGAGGGCCAGAGCAAGGGCGTCGGCACCGTCACCGACGCAACGTCAGTCGAGTAGGTTTATTTTCCCCTCGCCCGCAGTTTCGCCCATGTCGAAACTGCGATTCGATGCGACCACCGGGACGAAGGCGTTCACCGCGCTTCTTCTGCTGGTCGCACTCGTCTCGGTCGTTAGGTTGGTTTTCGAACAAGGAGTTGGTGGATTGCTGGAAGGCCTTGCTATCCTGTACCTCGTCGGCGTCCTCTTTATCGGCGTCTTCCGCGATATTACGCAAACTGCTCGGTGGAGAGTGGCGTTTTTCAGTGGTATCGTCGTCTGGTCGCTGACGAACTACTTCCTTGCTGGTGGCGACCAGTTTTCCCTGATGCTGGGCGTAGCAGGGTCGGTGATGCTCGTTCTCCAAGGGTATCAGTACATGCAGGCAGGAGAGTGAGCGGAAACGCAGGCTACAAGCCAGCGAGCAATCGAAGCGACGAGTTCACGCATCGCACCGAACTTGCTTCCTTTTGACGTATGAATCTACGCGCTCGGCCACGGACGCTCGGCGAGCGGATGGAGTGTTTCGAAGGCGAAATCCGGGGCCGGGTCGGGCGTGATTTCGGGATTTGCGGGCACTCACACCGCACCGAGTCCCGCGGCCTTCGCGCCGGGAATGTCCGTGGTGAGCGAATTACCGACGTGAACTGCCCTGTCTGCTGTCGAATCGAGTTCCGCCAGTACCGATTCGAACGGTTCCGGATGTGGTTTGGCGCGCGCGAGGGCTTCGAGCGTCGCGGATGCGCCCGGAAGGTAGCGCACCCGCGACTGGTCACGAATCTCGGCGAAGGCCTCTGCGACCGTCCGACCTACGTTCGGGTCGTACTCTGTGTCGCGTGCAATCGCCGCAAAGCAGTTCGACCGCTGTTCGTCCACGCTTTTTCCGCGCTCCAGAAACTCGTCGTATCGGGCGTGGTACGCCGGGATGTCGAAGAACGGTTCGACGCCGACCCGGTCGAACGATGACGAAAGCACGTCCCGCGAATCCTGTTCGTACTCCAAGAGTGTGTCGTCCAAGTCGAAGAGAACCGTGTCGATATCCATCGCACAAAAAAGAGTTGTGCTGACAAAAATCATGCGTCGGTGAGCGTTTATATTCGAAGATAGAACCAATTCGGTTCGATGCGCTCCACCACTCCGACCGGTCGGCGAAACCGATCGGTCGTACCTGACAGTACTACACCCGCCGATAATCGCCATCCACCTGCTCCGCCAAGCCCAACAGCACCGCCCAGTCCAGCATATTTTCGACTCGCTCACGCCACACGTCCTCGACCCTGCTCGGGTCTTTGTGGCGCTCCCACGTTGGAATCTCTTCGCGGAACTTCTCGAACACGGCCTGCTCTGAAAGCGGGCCGTGTTCGTCCAGCACGGACAGGACAATCGAAACGCCGTACACCCGCGATTCGAACGATTTGGCCAGTTCGTCCCGGTTCGGGTCACGACGCAGTCGGGCGAATCCCGACTGCGTCTCTTCGGCCAGTTCGAGCGCCCGGAGGAAGGTGAGCCACGTCCGGGCGACATCCCGACTCTGAAAGCCGAGTCGGGTCATCAGGCGGGCACAGCAGTCGTCCTCCGTGCCGGGAACCAGCGGCACCGCTTTCTGTGCGTCCGCCACGAAATCGAACTCCGCGGGCGCTTCGGGAACGAGTTTGAATTTCACAGGTCGAAACTGTCCGCCAGTAGGTCGTGATTCGTCTCGCCGAGGACGTGCGTCGGGCCGTCTACGACATCAACGGTCACCTGCGCCGGAGCGAAGACGCTCTCGGGAATCGCCTCGAAATCCCACTCCGCGTCGTCGAAGAACGTCTGGAACGTCGTCCCGTACTCGTCGCTCGCGGTCGATGGGAGCTCGTCGAATCGGTCGAACTCCTCGCGGACGGTGAGATGCACCCGACCGCCGTAGGCCAGCGCGTCGTTCGTCCGCCCGATGGCGGTCGCTTCGTCGTGACTGACCGGCGCAACCGGGGCCGACCCTCTTACGGAGAGGATGTCTAACGGGTCGTATCCGAGTTCGCTGAGTCGGAAAACGGCGAGTTCGGCGGCGCGTGATGCGACGCTGACACTGCCGGTGACGCTTCCCGTGGCGAACGTCGGCAGGAACACCGCGTTCGGTTCGACGCCCGCGAGGTCGGCGACGTGTTCCGTGACCTTCTCGTCCGGAAGTCGGTCGGATTCGACGGCGAGGACGGCGAACTCGAACGAGTCGGCGTAGCCGATGCGCTGGTATTCGTCTTCCTCCGCGACCAGCGCGCGCGCAGGGCCGCTTCCCAGTCCGTCGAACTCATCGACGGTGAGTTCCCACCCCGCTTTTTGCGAACAGAGAAGCGCGAGCGCGGGTTGGTCGGTCGATAGTTCGACGTAAGGAAACGGTGCGCCCGCAACGTCGCCCATCTTGGTCTGTACCGTGGCTAATCCGGCGGTCTGGAGTTCCACGAGGAGGAGTCCGGCCTCCGTTCCGCCGTCCGCGTTGATACCGAAATCGAGGACGGTCGCCTCGTTGTCCAGTTCGTAGGCGGCGACGTTCAGTTCCCCCGCGAAGTCGATGGCCTCGTCCACGAGTTCGAGTGCCATTCGATTGAGACTGTCCATGCCTCCGAGTTGGTCGGCATCCGGTAAACCGTTTATCGGTTCTCCGCCCGCTCGCTTGAACGCATCTCGGATTGTTTTTCATGCTGGGTTGATAACGCGAACTCGATGGTACGGGTGCGGGTCGATTGGCGATCGAGTTGCAGTTTCGTCGGAACGATACTGAAATGGTTGTCCGTGCCGCTCTGTCTTCCCGCCGTCGTCGCGCTATTGTACGCTGAATCGCTCGTTCCGTTCTTGCTCGCTATTGGGGTCACGTTCGTTCTCGGCATTGGACTCGAAAACCTCACCGAGGAGCGAACACTCGGCCACCGGGAAGCGTTTCTGATGGTCGCGTTGACGTGGTTTTCCATCGCGCTCATCGGGGCGATTCCGTTCATCGCGGCGGGTGAAGGCGCGCTCGCCAACCCGGTGAACGCGCTGTTCGAGAGTACCAGCGGAATTACGACGACGGGAGCGACGGTTATCACCGACTTCGAGATTCACGCACAGTCGATTATGCTCTGGCGGCAACTCATCCAGTGGCTCGGCGGATTGGGAATCCTCGTCCTTGCGACTGCGGTGCTGTCCGAACTCGGCGTCGGTGGCGCACAGTTGATGGAAACCGAGACGCGAACCCGCGACGTTCACAAACTGACCCCTCGAATCGAGGAAACCGCCCGACTGCTGTCGTCGCTGTACGTCGGACTGACCGTCCTTCAGATGGCGCTCTTTTACGGCCTCCACATCGTCGGTCTCGCACCCGACATGACGCTTTTCGACGCGGTCGCCCATCCGCTGACGACGGTATCTACGAGCGGATTTTCGCCGCAACCGCTGAGTATTGGCGCGTTTTCACCAGTGATTCAGTGGGTGACGATTCCGTTCATGGCGCTCGGTGCGACCAGTTTCATTCTGCTGTATTTCACCCTACAGGGCGATACTAGCCGTCTCCGCCAAAGCGAGGAGTTCCGATTTTACGTTTTCTTGCTCGGCCTCTTCACCGTGGTCGTTAGTGTCTTGCTCGTCAACGACCCCGACTTCGACGGTACTATCGAAGCAACACTTCGCCACGCCGCGTTTCAGGTCGTCTCCATCATGACCACGACGGGATACGCGACGGTGGATTTCAACGTGTGGTCTGCCGCCGCGAAACACATGCTGTTCATCTGTATGTTCATCGGCGGGATGGCCGGGAGCACTACCTGTTCCATCAAGACGTTGCGCTGGCTAGTCGTGATAAAGGCATTTCGACGGGACTTGTTCACCGCGACGCATCCATCCGTGATTCGTCCCGTATGGCTCAGCGGCGATGCAGTTGACGAGGAGACCGTTCGCAGTATCTACGCCTACACGCTCATTTCTCTCGTCATCTTCGCCGCCGCGACGGTTTTCTTGGTGCTGGACGCATCCCGCGTCGGCCCCGACATCGGCGAGTTCGACGCGATGGGTGCGGCGGCAGCCACCTTCCTCAACATCGGCCCCGGATTCGGTGTCGCCGGGCCGTTCGGGAGTTACGAGCCGTTCTCGGATTCCGCAAAACTCGTGATGGTCGTGTTGATGTGGGTCGGGCGAATCGAGATACTTCCGGTGCTCGTCCTGCTCACCCCTGCCTACTGGCGAACGTGAAGACGGTCGGTTGGGTCGGGTGAGTCGGTTGTCGCAGACACCCGACTACTCGGGCCGATTGTCACAGGTTGGCCCTCACAGACGGCCGAACCGATCCGTCTCCGCTCACTGCTCGCGTTTCGCTTCCCGCCCCAGTACGTCCTCGACGGCATCGACTTTTTCCTGCGCGCGCTGGTTGCTCGTGCGCTTGTCGTCGATTTTCAACACCGTACTCACCCGGTCGCCATCGACCGCCTCGTGTGCGGCCTGTGCGGCGGCGAACAGTTCGTCGGTGGAATCGGCTTCGATGACCGTCCCCATCGGATTCGTCTCGTAGGACACGTCGAACTCGT
The window above is part of the Haladaptatus cibarius D43 genome. Proteins encoded here:
- a CDS encoding GTPBP1 family GTP-binding protein; amino-acid sequence: MSADRAALQQALDRGEQEGGSVEFKERLTKEIHLAEGRMESLAAQLRHRVLSGDGEATYVVGVTDDGGLAGINPELFSESMDVLSFLAEEAGAHIEDVQTWGIDATETSTRASTRNGNGGIVGVATIREGAVLETDSEHIVVGTAGHVDHGKSTLVGSLVTGQSDDGEGGTRGYLDVQPHEVQRGLSADLSYAVYGFDDDGPVHMDNPHRKTDRARIVEESDRLVSFVDTVGHEPWLRTTIRGLVGQKLDYGLLTVAADDGPTRTTREHLGILLATELPTIVAITKTDMVDEARAMEVEREVEQLLREVGKTPLRVERHGVEVAIEEVDTNVVPILMTSAVTMEGLDALDTMFEQLPKTTADSGEFRMYIDRSYSVTGVGPVASGTINSGEVEAGDDLLLGPMPDGEFREVEVRSIEMHYHRVDEAKAGRIVGIALKGVREADIERGMVLVPPGAEPNAVWEFDAEVMVLNHPTNIGTGYEPVVHLETISETAVFEPEGGRLLPGDKGTTSVRFKFRPYLVEEGQRFVFREGQSKGVGTVTAVRRVE
- a CDS encoding HAD family hydrolase, whose translation is MDIDTVLFDLDDTLLEYEQDSRDVLSSSFDRVGVEPFFDIPAYHARYDEFLERGKSVDEQRSNCFAAIARDTEYDPNVGRTVAEAFAEIRDQSRVRYLPGASATLEALARAKPHPEPFESVLAELDSTADRAVHVGNSLTTDIPGAKAAGLGAV
- the mch gene encoding methenyltetrahydromethanopterin cyclohydrolase → MDSLNRMALELVDEAIDFAGELNVAAYELDNEATVLDFGINADGGTEAGLLLVELQTAGLATVQTKMGDVAGAPFPYVELSTDQPALALLCSQKAGWELTVDEFDGLGSGPARALVAEEDEYQRIGYADSFEFAVLAVESDRLPDEKVTEHVADLAGVEPNAVFLPTFATGSVTGSVSVASRAAELAVFRLSELGYDPLDILSVRGSAPVAPVSHDEATAIGRTNDALAYGGRVHLTVREEFDRFDELPSTASDEYGTTFQTFFDDAEWDFEAIPESVFAPAQVTVDVVDGPTHVLGETNHDLLADSFDL
- a CDS encoding TrkH family potassium uptake protein, with translation MVRVRVDWRSSCSFVGTILKWLSVPLCLPAVVALLYAESLVPFLLAIGVTFVLGIGLENLTEERTLGHREAFLMVALTWFSIALIGAIPFIAAGEGALANPVNALFESTSGITTTGATVITDFEIHAQSIMLWRQLIQWLGGLGILVLATAVLSELGVGGAQLMETETRTRDVHKLTPRIEETARLLSSLYVGLTVLQMALFYGLHIVGLAPDMTLFDAVAHPLTTVSTSGFSPQPLSIGAFSPVIQWVTIPFMALGATSFILLYFTLQGDTSRLRQSEEFRFYVFLLGLFTVVVSVLLVNDPDFDGTIEATLRHAAFQVVSIMTTTGYATVDFNVWSAAAKHMLFICMFIGGMAGSTTCSIKTLRWLVVIKAFRRDLFTATHPSVIRPVWLSGDAVDEETVRSIYAYTLISLVIFAAATVFLVLDASRVGPDIGEFDAMGAAAATFLNIGPGFGVAGPFGSYEPFSDSAKLVMVVLMWVGRIEILPVLVLLTPAYWRT
- a CDS encoding MTH1187 family thiamine-binding protein — translated: MTVIALLSVAPVTEDSMAGEVAKAVEALDEFDVSYETNPMGTVIEADSTDELFAAAQAAHEAVDGDRVSTVLKIDDKRTSNQRAQEKVDAVEDVLGREAKREQ